The following is a genomic window from Litorimonas taeanensis.
TAATTATTGTTGGTCTAGGCATGTTTTCAGGGGCGGCCAAGACACGTCAAAAAGATGTCCATTCTAAATGATGCCCACATTCGAAAGCCAGCCAATCGTCGGCCGAATAGACTTGGTGAACATGACATGAACGGTCATTGACGGATTTTGAAATTGACTCGCATAGAGCGCTGCCCATCGCTATATAGATTCCAAATCACATTGGAGAATTATGATGAGTGGATTAAACCTTATGGACATGATTATGTCTGCCGCAGGGGGCCAAGCCCCTCAACAGATGGGCCAACAATTCGGTCTGGATGCCCAGCAAAGTCAAAGTGCCATTGCTGCACTTTTACCCGCAATCTCTTCAGGCCTTAAGCAAAATGCTTCGACCCCACAGGGCTTGGCGGGTCTTTTGGGCGCTTTGCAAAAAGGGTCACACAGCCAATATATGGATAACCCTGAACAACTCGCTGCACCGGCTGCTGTCGCCGAAGGGAATGGTATTTTGGGGCATCTATTTGGATCCAAAGACGTCAGCCGCGCCGTTGCGGGCCGCGCAGCAGAACAGTCTGGCGTAAGCCCTGACATTTTGAAAAAGATGTTACCTATGGTCGCCATGATGGCGATGGGTAGCCTTGGGAAGCAAACAAACGAACAGCAAGGCGGCGGCATGCAAGCCATGCTTGGCCAAATGGCGATGCAACAATTAATGGGCGGCGGCGCAAAAGCTGGCGGAATTGGCGGTATGCTCGGCGGACTACTCGGCGGCGGCGCGCGCAAGGCCCAAGCACAGCAGCAACAAGCGCATCAACAAGGCCTTGGTTTCCTCGGGAAAATGCTCGATGCTGATGGCGATGGCAATACAATGGATGACCTGCTCGGCATGGTAATGAACAAACGCTAATTGCGGCGTTTACTGAAAAGAAAAAGCCCGCTCAATTTGAGCGGGCTTTTTTATGCGTTAAAAATCATCCGGTTTAAATAACGGGCGTTTCGGACTCTTCAGTTTTTAACAGCTCAACCTCTTCATCCATCCATTTTTTAATTAGGGGTGAGATTAGAAGCATTAAGAATCCAATCCCCATTCCAATATAACCAATGGAAGAAAAGACCTGAATATAATTCGCCTTCGCGCCAGCCACATCAACAATTTGGCCGCCCACAGTTTCCGCGCCAGCCGCTGCTGCGATAACGCCAGAAAGTGCATTACCTAGGCCAGAATAAACGAACCAAGCCGCCATAAAAAGACCCACCATACGTGCAGGAGCCAGTTTGGTCATCGCTGACAATCCAACAGGGCTGAGCATCAGTTCTGCCATTGTATGCACCCAATAGATAGCAAAGATAAAGAAGACTGGCGTCATGGCTGCTGGGCCAACTGTCTTCATTCCCCAGACGAGGACTAAATATCCAAGACCCGCGCCAAACACGCCAAAAGCAAACTTAACAGGCGTTGAAGGCTCGATCTTGCGCTTTGCTAAAAAGACCCAAAGCCATGCGACAATCGGAGCAAAGATAAAGATAAAGCCCGCATTCAATGATTGGAACACAGGTGTAGGCACATCCCAACCCGCAATATTCGTATCGACCAAACGACTTGTAACCAAAGTTAAAGATGAACCAGCTTGCTCAAACAATGACCAGAAAGGAATTTGCGCAACAGCAAAATACAAAGCCGCCCACATACGTGAACGCTCCCGCCCTTTTAGTTTTACGAAAGAGTAAACAACAAACAGGATAAAGAAGGCGATGCCAACAAAAGCGGCCAATGGCCCAATGACGTCTGCATAATTCAACAAAGCCATGCAAAGTATCACAACGATAACGGCTGAGAGGTAACAAGCCCACTCCACCGAAATCGGGCCGAATACTTTTTCTTTTAGTTTTTCAAGAGAGGGCGGCTCTGCGACATCGCCTAACCATTTTTGTCCCCACTGGAACACAATCAGGCCGAGAAGCATACCGATTCCCGCTAGGCCAAAGCCCCACGCCCAACCATAAACAATCCCCAAAATTCCGCATGACCAAGTCGCGAGGAAACTACCCAAGTTGATGCCCATATAAAAGAGTGTGAAACCGCCATCACGCCGTGGATCACCTTGCGGATAAAGATCACCGACGATGGTAGAAATATTTGGCTTCAAGAAACCAACACCTGCAATAATAAGAGCAAGAGAGAAGAATAGAATGTTGACATAGAGAGACTGTCTTTCAATCGCCGTGCTATAATCACCCTGGTTTACGACAGCATAAGGCGCGCTAATATCTGCGGTCTTATCTTCACTATTTTCAAAAGCCAGAACCTGAGACGGGGCACCATTCGCGTCACGTTTAATTTCAATTCTGTCACGACTATCTGTTCCCAACAATACAATATCACTCGAAGTTGTTTCCTCAAACTGAAGAGATTGACCATTGTAAGCGATAAACATCGCTGTCTCGCCAGTCTCAGCATTTAGGACGCGTTTCTCAACAGGGTATTCAACACCATTAATGACGATCTCTGTAGACGGGTTGGGACCCGCACATGCCATACCAAAAACATTACAAGCATTCTGTAAAAGGCCTCGGGTTGTTCGGTTAATGACGTAATCACCTTCGCCCGCATCATTGATTGGCACTAAACGTTGACCGCCAAGGTTCACAAATTTGTCGGTGTCAAACACCATGCGCCGTGTCTCGCCCTCATACTCAATGTAGAGCTTACGGCGGTCGTCACGACCTTCGTCCATAATGACATAATCGCCACCATTGAAACTTAGTGTTTCTTCAGAGCCTGAACCCTCAAAGGCCATTCCGAAATGTCCCGCAACCAAAAGTATAGCCCCAAAGGTTACGGCCTTTCTTTGCCCAAGATATTTATCAGACAAGATGCCGCCCACAATCGACATAATATAAACGAGCGCAATATAGCCGCCATAGATTAAATTGGCTTCTGTATCTGAAAATAAGAAATGCTGAATAAGATAAAGAGATAACAATCCGCGCATTCC
Proteins encoded in this region:
- a CDS encoding DUF937 domain-containing protein, encoding MMSGLNLMDMIMSAAGGQAPQQMGQQFGLDAQQSQSAIAALLPAISSGLKQNASTPQGLAGLLGALQKGSHSQYMDNPEQLAAPAAVAEGNGILGHLFGSKDVSRAVAGRAAEQSGVSPDILKKMLPMVAMMAMGSLGKQTNEQQGGGMQAMLGQMAMQQLMGGGAKAGGIGGMLGGLLGGGARKAQAQQQQAHQQGLGFLGKMLDADGDGNTMDDLLGMVMNKR
- a CDS encoding peptide MFS transporter; this translates as MVGNSMAAEPEKTFLGHPRGLIICFLTEMWERFSYYGMRGLLSLYLIQHFLFSDTEANLIYGGYIALVYIMSIVGGILSDKYLGQRKAVTFGAILLVAGHFGMAFEGSGSEETLSFNGGDYVIMDEGRDDRRKLYIEYEGETRRMVFDTDKFVNLGGQRLVPINDAGEGDYVINRTTRGLLQNACNVFGMACAGPNPSTEIVINGVEYPVEKRVLNAETGETAMFIAYNGQSLQFEETTSSDIVLLGTDSRDRIEIKRDANGAPSQVLAFENSEDKTADISAPYAVVNQGDYSTAIERQSLYVNILFFSLALIIAGVGFLKPNISTIVGDLYPQGDPRRDGGFTLFYMGINLGSFLATWSCGILGIVYGWAWGFGLAGIGMLLGLIVFQWGQKWLGDVAEPPSLEKLKEKVFGPISVEWACYLSAVIVVILCMALLNYADVIGPLAAFVGIAFFILFVVYSFVKLKGRERSRMWAALYFAVAQIPFWSLFEQAGSSLTLVTSRLVDTNIAGWDVPTPVFQSLNAGFIFIFAPIVAWLWVFLAKRKIEPSTPVKFAFGVFGAGLGYLVLVWGMKTVGPAAMTPVFFIFAIYWVHTMAELMLSPVGLSAMTKLAPARMVGLFMAAWFVYSGLGNALSGVIAAAAGAETVGGQIVDVAGAKANYIQVFSSIGYIGMGIGFLMLLISPLIKKWMDEEVELLKTEESETPVI